A part of Curtobacterium sp. MCLR17_036 genomic DNA contains:
- the dacB gene encoding D-alanyl-D-alanine carboxypeptidase/D-alanyl-D-alanine-endopeptidase, with amino-acid sequence MSEPQPTPSSVPERLRAAVARARASAARRPVPWIACGLAAVLVVGSGGAVAVASAMTQPARTTAGPAPTSSPSSAPSRTATTRPPGTPSPTATPTARAVPDSPATPAPLRTCSIATAASAPGLGDFEGYVMDAKTGEVLFSKHGERPAQTGSVMKTLTSATALAVLGGDHRIPTTVTRESAGTIALVGHGDATLSAGAGTVYPGAPTLAQLAQQVKAKVGSTPVTTIVTDDSYWSDADAWDPTWPVSERTIGYQPEVTALMVDGDRANPAAATSPRSEDPVGRAGAAFRTALANAGVAGAASAQIVKRATTSSDTIASVSSQPVSTLIGQMIPNSDNTLAEMLARVSSKESGANGSAASLTGVYQSALRSYGVDPAGIVIKDGSGESAANAVSPEFVAHLMVQVAAGAKGLGTLANTLPVAGVSGTLASRFTGANAVARGKVHAKTGWIDSANTLGGYIDAADGSRLTFAFYAIGSSRAAALPALDAVTAATYSCGSKLTAS; translated from the coding sequence ATGTCCGAGCCGCAGCCCACCCCGTCGTCCGTCCCGGAGCGCCTCCGCGCCGCCGTCGCGAGGGCGCGTGCCTCCGCGGCCAGGCGACCGGTCCCGTGGATCGCCTGTGGGCTCGCCGCCGTGCTGGTGGTCGGCTCCGGCGGGGCCGTCGCGGTCGCCTCCGCGATGACCCAGCCGGCCCGGACGACCGCCGGGCCCGCCCCGACGTCGAGCCCGTCGTCCGCCCCGAGCCGGACCGCGACCACGCGGCCGCCGGGGACGCCGAGCCCGACCGCGACACCGACCGCCCGTGCCGTCCCGGACAGTCCCGCGACCCCGGCCCCGCTGCGCACCTGCTCGATCGCCACGGCGGCGTCGGCACCCGGGCTCGGCGACTTCGAGGGCTACGTCATGGACGCGAAGACCGGCGAGGTCCTGTTCTCGAAGCACGGCGAGCGACCGGCGCAGACCGGCAGCGTCATGAAGACCCTCACCAGCGCGACGGCCCTGGCCGTGCTCGGGGGCGACCACCGCATCCCCACCACCGTGACCCGCGAGTCGGCGGGCACGATCGCCCTCGTCGGACACGGCGACGCAACGCTGTCCGCGGGGGCCGGCACCGTCTACCCGGGCGCACCGACGCTCGCACAGCTCGCCCAGCAGGTCAAGGCGAAGGTCGGCTCCACCCCGGTGACCACGATCGTGACCGACGACTCGTACTGGAGCGACGCGGACGCCTGGGACCCGACCTGGCCGGTGTCCGAGCGCACCATCGGCTACCAGCCGGAGGTCACGGCGCTCATGGTCGACGGCGACCGCGCGAACCCCGCAGCGGCGACGTCGCCCCGTTCCGAGGACCCGGTCGGCCGAGCCGGAGCCGCCTTCCGCACCGCGCTCGCGAACGCCGGGGTCGCGGGGGCGGCATCGGCGCAGATCGTCAAGCGGGCGACCACGAGCTCGGACACCATCGCGTCGGTGTCGTCGCAGCCGGTGTCCACGCTCATCGGGCAGATGATCCCGAACTCCGACAACACCCTGGCCGAGATGCTCGCGCGGGTGTCGTCGAAGGAGTCCGGCGCGAACGGGTCGGCGGCCTCGCTCACCGGCGTCTACCAGTCGGCGCTCCGCTCGTACGGCGTCGACCCGGCCGGCATCGTCATCAAGGACGGCTCGGGCGAGAGCGCCGCGAACGCGGTGTCGCCGGAGTTCGTCGCCCACCTCATGGTCCAGGTCGCCGCGGGCGCGAAGGGCCTCGGCACGCTCGCGAACACGCTGCCGGTCGCCGGGGTGTCGGGAACCCTCGCCAGCCGGTTCACCGGGGCGAACGCCGTGGCGCGCGGCAAGGTGCACGCGAAGACCGGGTGGATCGACAGCGCCAACACGCTCGGTGGGTACATCGACGCGGCGGACGGGTCCCGGCTCACCTTCGCCTTCTACGCCATCGGATCGTCGCGCGCCGCCGCGTTGCCGGCGCTCGACGCGGTCACCGCGGCCACCTACTCGTGCGGGAGCAAGCTCACCGCGTCGTAG
- a CDS encoding NAD-dependent succinate-semialdehyde dehydrogenase, whose translation MFIGGTWRAASGGGTFAVRDPSTGAVLAEVADATPEDGIAALDAAVAAQDAWASTAPRERSDIMRRAFDLVREHEDDLAALMSLEMGKPLAESRGEVTYGGEFLRWFSEEAVRIGGDYRTNPEGTGRGIVLKRPVGPVYAITPWNFPLAMATRKIGPALAAGCTVVVKPADLTPLTTLFLVELFRRAGLPDGVLNVVPASDAKGLSEPIIADRRLRKLTFTGSTPVGSALLKQAADNVLKTSMELGGNAPLIVFDDADLDAAVDAAMLAKFRNVGEACTAANRFFVQEGIADAFVAALTEKVRALRIGRGTEDGTTMGPLIDDRAVDKTAGLVDDAVARGAELVVGGNRVDRPGTFYEPTVLDQVRPGSDILTTEIFGPVVSITRFATEDEGIRLANDTEFGLVAYAFTADLRRGQRLAERLETGMIGLNTGVVSNAAFPFGGVKSSGLGREGSHEGIEEYLESVYVLTPDPFAA comes from the coding sequence CTGTTCATCGGCGGCACCTGGCGTGCCGCGTCCGGCGGCGGGACCTTCGCCGTGCGCGACCCCTCCACCGGCGCGGTCCTCGCCGAGGTCGCCGACGCGACCCCCGAGGACGGCATCGCCGCACTCGACGCGGCGGTCGCCGCGCAGGACGCCTGGGCGTCGACGGCGCCGCGCGAGCGCTCGGACATCATGCGGCGGGCGTTCGACCTGGTCCGCGAGCACGAGGACGACCTCGCCGCCCTCATGAGCCTCGAGATGGGCAAGCCCCTCGCCGAGTCCCGCGGCGAGGTGACCTACGGCGGCGAGTTCCTCCGCTGGTTCTCCGAGGAAGCCGTCCGCATCGGCGGCGACTACCGCACGAACCCCGAGGGCACCGGCCGCGGCATCGTGCTGAAGCGACCCGTCGGTCCCGTCTACGCCATCACCCCGTGGAACTTCCCGCTCGCCATGGCGACCCGCAAGATCGGGCCCGCCCTGGCCGCCGGGTGCACCGTCGTCGTGAAGCCGGCGGACCTCACCCCGCTGACCACGCTGTTCCTCGTCGAGCTCTTCCGCCGGGCCGGTCTGCCGGACGGCGTGCTCAACGTCGTCCCGGCCAGCGACGCCAAGGGCCTGTCCGAGCCGATCATCGCGGACCGCCGCCTCCGGAAGCTCACCTTCACCGGCTCGACGCCGGTCGGCTCGGCCCTGCTCAAGCAGGCCGCGGACAACGTCCTCAAGACGAGCATGGAGCTCGGCGGCAACGCCCCGCTCATCGTGTTCGACGACGCGGACCTCGACGCCGCCGTGGACGCCGCGATGCTCGCGAAGTTCCGCAACGTCGGCGAGGCCTGCACGGCGGCGAACCGCTTCTTCGTGCAGGAGGGGATCGCCGACGCGTTCGTGGCCGCCCTGACCGAGAAGGTGCGCGCGCTGCGCATCGGGCGCGGCACCGAGGACGGCACGACGATGGGCCCGCTCATCGACGACCGCGCCGTCGACAAGACCGCCGGACTCGTCGACGACGCGGTCGCGCGCGGCGCGGAGCTCGTCGTCGGTGGGAACCGCGTCGACCGTCCGGGCACGTTCTACGAGCCCACGGTGCTCGACCAGGTCCGGCCGGGATCGGACATCCTCACCACGGAGATCTTCGGACCGGTGGTCTCGATCACGCGCTTCGCGACCGAGGACGAGGGCATCCGCCTGGCCAACGACACGGAGTTCGGGCTCGTCGCCTACGCCTTCACCGCGGACCTGCGCCGGGGGCAGCGCCTGGCCGAGCGACTCGAGACGGGCATGATCGGCCTGAACACCGGTGTCGTCTCGAACGCCGCGTTCCCGTTCGGCGGGGTGAAGTCCTCCGGGCTCGGGCGCGAGGGTTCGCACGAGGGCATCGAGGAGTACCTCGAGTCCGTGTACGTGCTGACGCCCGACCCGTTCGCCGCCTAG
- a CDS encoding GNAT family N-acetyltransferase: protein MQPVTLESARVRLDVPTRADTAAITAACQDPDVVRWTTIPTPYRDQDARTFVDALVGPGWASDREYTWAIRRPGSTWLDGIISYRTAGRDLGFWLAPSARGAGLMHHAVELVVGWAFDRGAHDVYWECYAGNTASASVARRAGFSYTGTGDARVPGRDGGPTPAWTGLRRADGTAASAQAWPTTA from the coding sequence GTGCAGCCCGTCACGCTCGAGTCCGCGCGGGTCCGGCTCGACGTCCCGACCCGCGCGGACACGGCGGCGATCACCGCGGCGTGCCAGGACCCGGACGTCGTCCGGTGGACGACGATCCCGACGCCGTACCGCGACCAGGACGCCCGCACCTTCGTCGACGCGCTCGTCGGCCCGGGGTGGGCGTCGGACCGCGAGTACACCTGGGCGATCCGCCGCCCGGGGTCGACCTGGCTCGACGGGATCATCTCGTACCGCACCGCCGGCCGCGACCTCGGCTTCTGGCTCGCGCCGTCCGCCCGGGGCGCCGGGCTCATGCACCACGCGGTCGAACTCGTCGTCGGCTGGGCCTTCGACCGTGGCGCCCACGACGTCTACTGGGAGTGCTACGCGGGCAACACCGCGTCGGCGTCGGTCGCGCGCCGCGCGGGCTTCTCGTACACGGGCACCGGCGACGCCCGCGTGCCCGGTCGCGACGGCGGGCCGACACCCGCCTGGACGGGCCTGCGTCGCGCCGACGGCACCGCCGCGTCGGCCCAGGCGTGGCCGACGACCGCCTGA
- a CDS encoding exodeoxyribonuclease III, with the protein MTRLRLASVNVNGVRAAFRKGMGDWLATRDVDVLALQEVRASSDDLAALLGDEWDIVHDPATAKGRAGVAIASRHGAGHERAHVHRVALGPDDFDSAGRWLEADYEIGGTTVTVVSTYVHSGEADTPKQDEKWKFLDAMTERLPALREHNPLAVVVGDLNVGHDQRDIKNWKGNVKRAGFLPRERAYFSRFFGEQGAEVEGADGSTGPGLGWVDVGRAQAGDVDGPYTWWSWRGQAFDNDTGWRIDYQVATPDLAAKVTEYTVDRAAAYDQRWSDHAPVVVDYEL; encoded by the coding sequence ATGACCCGCCTGCGCCTCGCATCCGTCAACGTGAACGGCGTCCGCGCCGCCTTCCGCAAGGGCATGGGCGACTGGCTCGCGACACGTGACGTCGACGTGCTGGCCTTGCAAGAGGTCCGCGCCTCGAGCGACGACCTCGCCGCGCTGCTCGGCGACGAGTGGGACATCGTGCACGACCCCGCGACCGCGAAGGGCCGTGCCGGGGTGGCGATCGCCTCGCGGCACGGTGCCGGTCACGAGCGTGCGCACGTGCACCGCGTCGCGCTCGGCCCGGACGACTTCGACTCGGCGGGCCGCTGGCTCGAGGCCGACTACGAGATCGGCGGCACCACGGTGACCGTCGTGTCGACGTACGTGCACTCCGGCGAGGCCGACACCCCCAAGCAGGACGAGAAGTGGAAGTTCCTCGACGCGATGACGGAGCGCCTCCCCGCGCTCCGCGAGCACAACCCGCTCGCCGTCGTCGTCGGCGACCTGAACGTCGGGCACGACCAGCGGGACATCAAGAACTGGAAGGGCAACGTCAAGCGCGCGGGCTTCCTGCCCCGTGAGCGTGCGTACTTCTCGCGCTTCTTCGGCGAGCAGGGCGCCGAGGTCGAGGGGGCCGACGGTTCCACCGGCCCCGGTCTCGGGTGGGTCGACGTCGGCCGCGCCCAGGCCGGCGACGTCGACGGGCCGTACACGTGGTGGTCCTGGCGCGGCCAGGCCTTCGACAACGACACCGGCTGGCGCATCGACTACCAGGTGGCCACGCCCGACCTCGCCGCGAAGGTGACGGAGTACACGGTCGACCGCGCTGCGGCGTACGACCAGCGATGGTCCGACCACGCCCCCGTGGTCGTCGACTACGAACTCTGA
- a CDS encoding MFS transporter, whose protein sequence is MSAAPAPSTAPSKPAGNPRSRVVVASLVGTTIEFYDFYVYATAAVLVFPTLFFPNEDPTASQLSSFVTFALAFFARPVGSVLFGHFGDRIGRKTTLVASLLVMGTATFLIGCLPTFDTIGVWAPALLGVMRFAQGVGLGGEWSGAALLATENAPEGRRGVFGSMPQLGAPIGFLLANGLFIAINAAMPAAADGTPNADFQAWGWRIPFLLSAVMVVIGLYVRFRLVESPAFRGVQESGTVAKVPLGRVFRTSWKAVIVGTFGMVATYVLFYFLTTFTLQYGTTGTENSPLVPKVGLGYSRGEFLTLLMIGVVFFGVFTPVAGWLADRFGRRRTLIPTTVGIALFGLTFQLWFAASTGPITVVTFLVVGLSLMGLTFGPMGALLPELFPTNVRYTGSAIAYNVASILGASLAPTIALALWRPDGNIFLVGLYLTLAAVVTLVALLFVRETKSTDLDA, encoded by the coding sequence ATGTCCGCCGCACCGGCACCCTCCACCGCCCCCTCGAAGCCCGCGGGCAACCCGCGCTCCCGCGTCGTCGTCGCCAGCCTCGTCGGCACCACCATCGAGTTCTACGACTTCTACGTCTACGCGACCGCCGCGGTCCTCGTCTTCCCGACCCTGTTCTTCCCGAACGAGGACCCGACGGCGTCGCAGCTGTCGTCCTTCGTCACCTTCGCGCTCGCGTTCTTCGCACGGCCGGTCGGCTCGGTCCTGTTCGGCCACTTCGGCGACCGGATCGGCCGCAAGACCACCCTCGTCGCCTCCCTGCTCGTGATGGGCACCGCGACGTTCCTCATCGGCTGCCTGCCGACGTTCGACACGATCGGTGTCTGGGCCCCCGCCCTGCTCGGCGTGATGCGCTTCGCCCAGGGCGTCGGCCTCGGCGGCGAGTGGTCCGGAGCCGCGCTGCTCGCGACCGAGAACGCTCCAGAGGGCCGGCGCGGCGTCTTCGGCTCGATGCCGCAGCTCGGGGCCCCGATCGGGTTCCTGCTCGCCAACGGCCTGTTCATCGCCATCAACGCCGCGATGCCCGCCGCTGCCGACGGCACCCCGAACGCCGACTTCCAGGCGTGGGGCTGGCGCATCCCGTTCCTGCTCTCCGCGGTGATGGTCGTCATCGGCCTGTACGTGCGGTTCCGGCTCGTCGAGTCCCCCGCCTTCCGCGGCGTCCAGGAGTCCGGCACGGTGGCGAAGGTCCCGCTCGGCCGGGTGTTCCGCACCTCGTGGAAGGCCGTCATCGTCGGCACCTTCGGCATGGTCGCGACGTACGTGCTCTTCTACTTCCTGACGACCTTCACGCTGCAGTACGGCACCACCGGCACCGAGAACAGCCCGCTCGTGCCGAAGGTCGGACTCGGCTACTCCCGTGGGGAGTTCCTGACCCTGCTCATGATCGGCGTCGTGTTCTTCGGCGTCTTCACCCCGGTGGCCGGCTGGCTCGCCGACCGGTTCGGCCGACGCCGCACGCTCATCCCCACGACCGTCGGCATCGCCCTGTTCGGCCTGACGTTCCAGCTCTGGTTCGCCGCGTCCACCGGTCCGATCACGGTGGTGACGTTCCTGGTCGTCGGGCTGTCGCTCATGGGGCTGACGTTCGGACCGATGGGCGCCCTGCTGCCGGAGCTCTTCCCGACGAACGTCCGCTACACCGGGTCGGCGATCGCGTACAACGTCGCGTCGATCCTCGGGGCCTCGCTCGCGCCGACCATCGCGCTGGCGCTGTGGCGGCCGGACGGCAACATCTTCCTGGTCGGGCTCTACCTGACCCTCGCGGCCGTCGTGACCCTCGTCGCGCTGCTGTTCGTCCGCGAGACCAAGAGCACCGACCTCGACGCCTGA
- the ribD gene encoding bifunctional diaminohydroxyphosphoribosylaminopyrimidine deaminase/5-amino-6-(5-phosphoribosylamino)uracil reductase RibD, with product MRRGLELAALGPAVGDHARVGAVILAPDGQVLAEGWHKGAGTPHAEVDAMAKVDPALLRGATAVVTLEPCNHVGRTGPCAVALLDAGIGRVVYAVDDPGDQAHGGADRLRAGGVDVVSGVLADEAEAFLERWLTSVRLDRPWVTVKWASSLDGRAAASDGTSRWITGAAARQHVHEQRAAHDAILVGTGTVLADDPSLTARGDAGELLADQPLAVVLGDRPVPDDAAVRRHPRGLVTLPGHDLATALRALRGHGVHSVFVEGGPTVASALVAAGLVDEYLVYLAPVLLGGPRTALDDLGVGSMPDRRRLDVLSTTSLGPDLLVRARPHHAAPGHDGPTNDRSTT from the coding sequence ATGCGCCGCGGGCTCGAACTCGCCGCCCTCGGGCCGGCCGTCGGCGACCACGCCCGCGTCGGCGCGGTGATCCTCGCCCCCGACGGCCAGGTCCTCGCCGAGGGCTGGCACAAGGGCGCCGGCACCCCGCACGCCGAGGTCGACGCCATGGCGAAGGTCGACCCGGCACTGCTCCGTGGCGCGACCGCCGTCGTCACCCTCGAGCCCTGCAACCACGTCGGCCGCACCGGCCCATGCGCGGTGGCGCTGCTCGACGCCGGCATCGGCCGGGTCGTGTACGCCGTCGACGACCCGGGCGACCAGGCGCACGGCGGCGCCGACCGGCTGCGAGCAGGCGGTGTCGACGTCGTCTCCGGCGTCCTGGCCGACGAGGCCGAGGCGTTCCTGGAACGCTGGCTCACCTCCGTCCGGCTCGACCGCCCCTGGGTGACGGTCAAGTGGGCGTCGAGCCTCGACGGCCGGGCCGCCGCGTCCGACGGCACGAGCCGCTGGATCACCGGCGCCGCCGCACGGCAGCACGTCCACGAGCAGCGGGCGGCGCACGACGCGATCCTGGTCGGCACGGGCACGGTGCTCGCCGACGACCCGAGCCTGACCGCACGCGGCGACGCCGGCGAACTGCTCGCCGACCAACCGCTCGCCGTCGTGCTCGGCGACCGGCCGGTGCCGGACGACGCCGCCGTCCGCCGGCACCCGCGCGGCCTGGTGACCCTGCCCGGCCACGACCTCGCCACCGCGCTCCGTGCCCTGCGCGGGCACGGCGTGCACTCGGTCTTCGTCGAGGGCGGACCGACCGTGGCGTCGGCGCTCGTCGCCGCGGGCCTCGTCGACGAGTACCTGGTCTACCTGGCCCCCGTGCTGCTCGGCGGCCCGCGCACGGCACTCGACGACCTCGGGGTGGGAAGCATGCCGGACCGTCGACGGTTGGACGTACTATCGACCACCAGCCTGGGCCCCGATCTGCTGGTCCGAGCCCGACCGCACCACGCTGCACCCGGGCACGACGGGCCCACGAACGACCGGAGCACCACATGA
- a CDS encoding isochorismatase family protein: MARALLVVDVQNDFTEGGALAVSGGAALAKRISAFLGRHADEYDLIVGSRDWHHGDDDNGGHFAGPSGPDFVHTWPVHCVADTAGAAYHPDLDTTTIDIDVFKGQGKPDYSAFQAHTADGVALPDLLREHRVRSIDIVGLTTDHCVRASALDARAADMDVAVYDDLVAGVDADRSTRALEEIRVAGGHVDRSDMDEGLANPGGAQL, translated from the coding sequence ATGGCAAGAGCACTCCTCGTCGTCGACGTCCAGAACGACTTCACCGAGGGGGGAGCCCTCGCGGTGAGCGGGGGAGCGGCACTCGCGAAGCGCATCTCCGCGTTCCTCGGCCGGCACGCCGACGAGTACGACCTCATCGTCGGCTCGCGCGACTGGCACCACGGTGACGACGACAACGGCGGGCACTTCGCCGGACCGTCCGGACCCGACTTCGTGCACACGTGGCCGGTGCACTGCGTCGCCGACACCGCCGGTGCGGCGTACCACCCTGACCTCGACACCACGACGATCGACATCGACGTCTTCAAGGGCCAGGGCAAGCCGGACTACTCGGCGTTCCAGGCGCACACCGCCGACGGCGTCGCCCTGCCCGACCTGCTGCGCGAGCACCGCGTGCGCTCGATCGACATCGTCGGCCTGACCACCGACCACTGCGTGCGGGCATCGGCGCTCGACGCCCGAGCGGCCGACATGGACGTCGCCGTCTACGACGACCTCGTCGCGGGGGTGGATGCCGACCGCAGCACCCGCGCGCTCGAGGAGATCCGCGTTGCGGGCGGCCACGTCGACCGCAGCGACATGGACGAAGGCCTCGCCAACCCCGGAGGAGCACAACTGTGA
- the trpS gene encoding tryptophan--tRNA ligase has translation MTTTRIFSGIQPSAGSLHLGNYVGALMQWRTLLDDHDAIYCVVDMHAITSPQDPAELRANTRATAAQYIASGIDPTKATLFVQSHVPAHAELAWVLNTLTGFGEASRMTQFKDKSARQGAEAASVGLFTYPILMAADILLYDTKVVPVGDDQRQHVELTRDLAGRFNSRFGDTFVVPEARILTETARIYDLQDPTSKMSKSAASDNGLIRLLDDPKRTAKKIRSAVTDTEREIRADRQAKPGITNLLSILSAFTGSSIASLEASFAGKGYGDLKGEVADAVVAELEPVRARTLELLDDPAELDRLLAVGADRAEAIAQETLARVYDRIGFVPRTRG, from the coding sequence ATGACCACCACCCGCATCTTCTCCGGCATCCAGCCGTCCGCCGGCTCGCTGCACCTCGGCAACTACGTCGGGGCGCTCATGCAGTGGCGGACGCTGCTCGACGACCACGACGCCATCTACTGCGTCGTCGACATGCACGCCATCACCTCCCCGCAGGACCCGGCGGAGCTCCGGGCGAACACCCGTGCGACGGCCGCGCAGTACATCGCCTCGGGCATCGACCCGACGAAGGCGACCCTGTTCGTGCAGTCGCACGTGCCCGCGCACGCCGAACTCGCCTGGGTGCTCAACACCCTGACCGGCTTCGGCGAGGCGAGCCGGATGACCCAGTTCAAGGACAAGTCCGCGCGGCAGGGCGCCGAGGCCGCCTCGGTCGGGCTCTTCACCTACCCGATCCTGATGGCCGCCGACATCCTGCTGTACGACACGAAGGTCGTGCCGGTCGGCGACGACCAGCGGCAGCACGTCGAGCTCACGCGCGACCTCGCCGGGCGCTTCAACTCGCGGTTCGGCGACACGTTCGTGGTGCCCGAGGCCCGGATCCTCACCGAGACCGCGCGGATCTACGACCTGCAGGACCCGACGAGCAAGATGAGCAAGTCCGCGGCGTCGGACAACGGTCTCATCCGGCTGCTCGACGACCCGAAGCGCACCGCGAAGAAGATCCGCTCCGCGGTGACCGACACCGAGCGCGAGATCCGGGCCGACCGTCAGGCGAAGCCGGGGATCACGAACCTGCTGTCGATCCTGTCGGCGTTCACGGGGTCCTCGATCGCCTCGCTCGAGGCGTCGTTCGCCGGCAAGGGCTACGGTGACCTGAAGGGCGAGGTCGCCGACGCCGTCGTGGCCGAGCTCGAGCCGGTCCGTGCCCGCACCCTCGAGCTGCTCGACGACCCGGCAGAGCTCGACCGGCTGCTCGCCGTCGGCGCCGACCGCGCCGAGGCCATCGCGCAGGAGACCCTGGCACGGGTGTACGACCGCATCGGGTTCGTCCCCCGCACCCGCGGCTGA
- a CDS encoding ABC transporter ATP-binding protein: MSFPFARPKPKDGPRATFGRLLSYLFENKPAMVVIIVLSVLGAGASLAQPLLVNQVVTAVQQGNTLSTLVWLLIGLVIVSGLLNGVQHFLLQRAGEGVVLSTRRKLIGRILNLPISEFDTRRTGDLVSRVGSDTTLLRAVLTQGLIESIGGALTFIGAIIAMAIIDPLLLVIVIVIVIVAIVVVGGLSRRIRVASRRAQEKVGDLTAAVERGIGAVRTIRAAGATEREVSEVDGHATEAYVRGLAIAKMSALVVPVASIVMQVAFIVVLGVGGAQVAAGTITIATLITFILLLFMMIMPLGQAMGAVVAVAQALGALGRIEEILALPNESDGDAAVRPAPAVATDDAITFEHVTFRYAAAADASGPDGAAGEDRTGGPERPAVERPADDVVLHDVSFRVPRGSRVALVGPSGAGKSTTLSLIERFYDPTEGVIRLGGIDVRGMDRDELRAQIGYVEQDAPVLAGTLRANLLLGSPKASEADCVRVLEAVNLGEVLHRDPAGLDAQVGEDGVMLSGGERQRLAIARALLAAPPILLLDESTSSLDGVNEQKMRLAIDAVAEDRTLLVIAHRLSTVVDSDVIVVLEHGRVVGSGTHSELVESTPLYRDLAKHQLLV; this comes from the coding sequence ATGAGCTTCCCCTTCGCCCGTCCGAAGCCGAAGGACGGCCCGCGAGCCACCTTCGGCCGACTCTTGTCCTACCTGTTCGAGAACAAGCCGGCGATGGTGGTCATCATCGTGCTGAGCGTGCTCGGCGCCGGAGCGTCGCTCGCGCAGCCGCTCCTGGTCAACCAGGTCGTGACCGCCGTGCAGCAGGGCAACACGCTCAGCACGCTCGTCTGGCTGCTCATCGGGCTCGTCATCGTGTCCGGGCTGCTCAACGGCGTGCAGCACTTCCTGCTGCAGCGCGCCGGCGAGGGCGTCGTGCTCTCCACCCGTCGCAAGCTCATCGGCCGGATCCTCAACCTGCCGATCTCGGAGTTCGACACCCGCCGCACCGGTGACCTCGTCTCACGCGTCGGCAGCGACACCACCCTGCTCCGCGCGGTGCTGACCCAGGGCCTCATCGAGTCCATCGGCGGCGCACTCACCTTCATCGGCGCGATCATCGCGATGGCGATCATCGACCCGCTCCTGCTCGTCATCGTGATCGTCATCGTCATCGTCGCGATCGTCGTCGTCGGCGGCCTCAGCCGGCGCATCCGCGTCGCCTCGCGCCGCGCGCAGGAGAAGGTCGGCGACCTCACCGCCGCCGTCGAGCGCGGCATCGGCGCGGTGCGCACGATCCGCGCCGCCGGTGCCACCGAGCGCGAGGTCAGCGAGGTCGACGGCCACGCGACCGAGGCCTACGTCCGCGGCCTCGCGATCGCGAAGATGTCGGCCCTGGTCGTCCCCGTCGCGAGCATCGTCATGCAGGTCGCGTTCATCGTCGTCCTCGGCGTCGGCGGCGCGCAGGTCGCGGCCGGCACCATCACGATCGCCACCCTCATCACGTTCATCCTGCTGCTGTTCATGATGATCATGCCCCTCGGCCAGGCGATGGGCGCCGTCGTCGCCGTCGCGCAGGCGCTCGGTGCGCTCGGCCGGATCGAGGAGATCCTGGCGCTGCCGAACGAGTCCGACGGCGACGCCGCCGTCCGGCCGGCACCCGCCGTCGCCACCGACGACGCGATCACCTTCGAGCACGTCACCTTCCGCTACGCAGCCGCGGCCGACGCGTCCGGACCGGACGGCGCGGCCGGCGAGGACCGGACAGGAGGCCCGGAGCGCCCCGCCGTCGAGCGCCCGGCCGACGACGTGGTGCTGCACGACGTCTCCTTCCGCGTGCCGCGCGGATCACGGGTCGCGCTCGTGGGCCCGTCCGGCGCGGGCAAGTCGACGACCCTGTCGCTCATCGAGCGCTTCTACGACCCAACCGAGGGGGTCATCCGCCTCGGCGGCATCGACGTCCGCGGCATGGACCGCGACGAGCTCCGCGCCCAGATCGGTTACGTCGAGCAGGACGCCCCGGTGCTCGCCGGCACCCTGCGCGCCAACCTGCTCCTCGGGTCGCCGAAGGCCTCCGAGGCCGACTGCGTCCGCGTGCTCGAGGCCGTCAACCTCGGCGAGGTCCTGCACCGAGACCCCGCCGGCCTCGACGCCCAGGTGGGCGAGGACGGCGTGATGCTCTCCGGTGGCGAGCGCCAGCGGCTCGCGATCGCCCGTGCACTGCTCGCCGCTCCCCCGATCCTGCTGCTCGACGAGTCGACGTCGTCGCTCGACGGCGTGAACGAGCAGAAGATGCGGCTCGCGATCGACGCCGTGGCCGAGGACCGCACACTCCTCGTGATCGCCCACCGCCTGTCGACCGTCGTCGACTCGGACGTCATCGTCGTGCTCGAGCACGGCCGGGTCGTCGGCTCGGGCACGCACTCCGAGCTCGTCGAGTCGACGCCGCTGTACCGCGACCTGGCGAAGCACCAGCTCCTGGTGTGA